A stretch of the Leptospiraceae bacterium genome encodes the following:
- a CDS encoding antitoxin PHD: protein MNTIGIKVFRDNLSKYLNLVKDGEILYVKEKNAVIAEIRKPTFSENERVTKLESFLKQEEAKGSVIRAENSSLDLSSLMRKRKAKSPIIFDWKKNYRE, encoded by the coding sequence ATGAATACGATAGGCATTAAAGTTTTCAGAGATAATCTAAGTAAATACTTAAACCTTGTAAAAGATGGGGAAATTCTATACGTGAAAGAAAAGAATGCTGTCATTGCTGAAATTCGGAAGCCTACCTTTTCTGAAAATGAAAGAGTTACAAAATTGGAATCATTTTTGAAGCAAGAAGAAGCAAAAGGCTCGGTTATTCGAGCAGAAAATTCTAGTCTTGATTTAAGCAGCTTAATGAGAAAAAGGAAAGCAAAATCACCTATCATTTTTGACTGGAAAAAGAATTACAGGGAATAA
- a CDS encoding Uma2 family endonuclease, which yields MPLLAEKKPILEYADIDSLPDGFYEVIDGEKKEMSPTGFLHGLMEMSLSQILEKHLSSKGYVATGEVGILIQRNPLRIRGADIVYITKEQYPKPPLGILEKAPELIVEILSPANTTTEMNAKLKDYLSIGTAHIIYVDPENEITTKYDSTGSSKIYPFSETFLIYNTLEIKMSDILV from the coding sequence ATGCCCCTACTCGCAGAGAAAAAACCGATTCTAGAATACGCAGACATTGACTCCCTTCCAGATGGTTTTTACGAAGTCATCGACGGAGAAAAAAAAGAAATGTCACCTACTGGTTTTTTACATGGATTAATGGAAATGAGTCTATCTCAGATTTTGGAAAAACATCTATCCTCAAAGGGATACGTTGCCACGGGCGAAGTTGGAATTTTAATTCAGAGAAATCCACTTAGAATCAGAGGAGCGGATATTGTGTATATAACCAAAGAGCAGTATCCCAAGCCACCACTCGGAATTTTAGAAAAAGCTCCCGAGCTAATAGTCGAAATCCTTTCTCCTGCCAATACTACAACGGAAATGAATGCAAAACTAAAAGACTATCTTTCTATTGGAACTGCTCATATCATTTATGTAGACCCCGAAAATGAAATTACTACCAAGTATGACTCTACAGGGTCTTCCAAGATTTATCCTTTCTCAGAAACGTTTTTGATTTACAATACTCTCGAAATTAAAATGAGTGATATACTTGTTTAA
- a CDS encoding porin OmpL1, which yields MIKMISKLLVVFSLCFLVASSLLADDQDFKNKGKSRIIVGLGVQFDPNSLGGTIVKDGLDSGQAKTDANGNYAGQQKAVIAENKLQTMQNLTGGLISYKSTGPMTAGNLTFGYEKDVGDNFFWRAGINLSTKVSGGRTSSTAAGYDWYDVTWYYKSVVIPVYFGIKLNLGSRSAFYIAPGLHYYRAEWQLKGRNDGNGLDGVTGGLAKTLPVAGDAARPGVINEDAKFSGNGFGLSWLTGVQTKVTEKGYAFIEVETHFSYTQGNAGTKSAGGIAAIAPQPAYPVTVGGNVYRIGYKHEL from the coding sequence ATGATCAAAATGATCAGTAAATTATTAGTCGTGTTTTCTCTTTGTTTTCTAGTTGCCTCTTCTCTCTTAGCAGATGATCAGGACTTCAAGAACAAAGGAAAATCAAGAATCATAGTTGGGCTCGGCGTTCAGTTCGATCCAAACAGTCTCGGTGGAACAATCGTAAAAGATGGATTGGATTCTGGTCAAGCAAAGACAGACGCAAACGGAAATTATGCCGGTCAGCAAAAAGCCGTTATCGCAGAAAACAAACTCCAAACAATGCAAAACCTTACCGGTGGTCTTATCTCTTATAAATCAACAGGTCCTATGACTGCAGGTAACTTGACATTCGGTTACGAAAAGGATGTCGGAGACAATTTCTTCTGGAGAGCAGGTATCAATCTTTCTACAAAAGTTTCTGGTGGTCGTACTTCTTCTACTGCTGCTGGTTATGACTGGTACGATGTAACTTGGTATTACAAATCTGTTGTAATTCCAGTTTATTTTGGTATCAAATTAAACCTCGGTTCTAGATCTGCATTTTACATAGCTCCTGGTCTTCATTACTACAGAGCAGAATGGCAATTAAAAGGTAGAAACGATGGAAACGGACTTGATGGAGTTACCGGTGGTTTAGCTAAAACTTTACCAGTTGCTGGCGACGCTGCAAGACCTGGTGTTATCAATGAAGATGCAAAATTTTCTGGCAATGGCTTTGGCTTAAGCTGGTTAACCGGTGTTCAAACAAAAGTTACTGAAAAGGGCTATGCGTTTATCGAAGTGGAAACACACTTCTCTTATACGCAAGGAAATGCTGGAACCAAATCTGCTGGTGGTATCGCAGCTATCGCTCCACAACCTGCTTACCCAGTGACTGTTGGTGGAAACGTTTATAGAATCGGCTATAAGCACGAATTATAA
- a CDS encoding GIY-YIG nuclease family protein yields the protein MSSSNFFLYILTNKTNTVLYIGMTNNLERRIYEHKNKINIGFTQKYNVDKLVYFESTTNAFSAIEREKEIKKWRREKKNDLINAFNPEWKDLSEEWNLI from the coding sequence TTGAGCAGCTCAAACTTCTTCCTATATATTCTAACCAATAAAACAAATACTGTGCTTTATATTGGTATGACGAATAATTTAGAGCGTCGCATTTATGAACATAAAAACAAAATAAATATAGGTTTTACCCAAAAATATAATGTAGATAAGTTAGTTTATTTCGAATCGACAACAAACGCATTCTCCGCTATTGAAAGGGAAAAAGAAATAAAAAAATGGCGAAGAGAAAAGAAAAATGACCTAATCAATGCATTCAATCCAGAGTGGAAAGATTTAAGCGAAGAATGGAATTTGATTTAA
- a CDS encoding amidohydrolase family protein — protein sequence MKNKLKILLFLSLFGNVLLAIFLFPSNVIRVKFLAYKIFGFQTPNEIPSFNSLVLVQDFIPKSVLEAPDTRNSKLPSMPIVETHGHLGKMFRTNPEEVSKDLTELGIKKFINLSFTTGEDFVNLKKEYPDPRIIHFSTFNWKRLNEDNFAEKMLADLKIDIANGSKGIKLWKNFGLNLKKKNGERLRLDDPELDPIFKECAKAGLIISIHTADPVAFFSPIDERNERYEELLRHPEWSFSAKEFPKLDQVLAERNALFKRHPTLTFVALHFGEMANELANAEKFLQDHPNVYVDIAARIDELGRQPYKAKAFLTKYANRILFGVDGPPDRGKLEVYSRFLETTDEYFDYYPEHKPRKGFWKIYGLGLDKATLEKIYFKNAELLLSPRTALP from the coding sequence ATGAAAAATAAACTTAAAATTCTATTATTCCTTTCCCTTTTTGGAAACGTTTTGCTTGCGATTTTCCTGTTTCCGTCAAACGTCATTCGAGTAAAATTCTTAGCTTATAAGATATTTGGCTTCCAAACTCCAAATGAAATTCCAAGTTTTAATTCCCTTGTTTTAGTGCAGGATTTTATCCCAAAATCGGTTTTAGAGGCACCCGATACTCGCAATTCCAAACTTCCCTCGATGCCAATTGTCGAAACGCATGGTCATCTAGGCAAAATGTTTCGGACAAATCCCGAAGAAGTTTCCAAAGATTTAACAGAACTCGGCATTAAGAAATTTATAAACTTAAGTTTTACAACGGGAGAAGATTTTGTAAATCTCAAAAAAGAATACCCCGATCCGCGCATCATTCATTTTAGCACGTTCAACTGGAAGAGACTCAATGAAGACAATTTTGCCGAGAAAATGCTCGCTGATTTAAAAATTGACATTGCAAACGGAAGCAAAGGAATCAAACTCTGGAAGAATTTTGGTCTAAATTTGAAGAAAAAAAACGGAGAAAGGCTTCGGTTAGATGACCCCGAATTAGACCCAATCTTCAAAGAATGTGCAAAAGCTGGGCTAATTATCTCTATCCACACTGCTGATCCAGTAGCATTTTTCTCACCCATAGACGAGAGAAATGAGCGATACGAGGAACTTTTGCGTCATCCAGAATGGTCATTCTCCGCAAAAGAATTTCCGAAATTAGACCAAGTTTTGGCAGAAAGAAATGCACTTTTTAAGCGTCACCCAACTCTGACTTTCGTAGCTCTCCACTTTGGAGAAATGGCAAACGAACTAGCCAATGCCGAAAAATTCCTCCAGGACCACCCGAACGTATACGTAGATATAGCTGCTCGCATTGACGAATTAGGCAGACAGCCCTATAAAGCAAAAGCTTTTCTTACCAAATACGCAAACCGAATTCTATTCGGCGTAGACGGTCCCCCCGATCGCGGCAAATTAGAAGTATACTCTCGCTTCTTAGAAACCACCGACGAATACTTCGACTACTACCCGGAACATAAACCCCGCAAAGGCTTCTGGAAGATCTACGGACTTGGATTAGATAAGGCAACATTGGAGAAGATATATTTTAAGAACGCGGAACTATTACTGTCACCTCGAACAGCCTTACCGTGA
- the lon gene encoding endopeptidase La, whose amino-acid sequence MKNPSKSDILEEILPDDLHLIPIKTRPIFPGIITPLIVPMGKFSNAVDEVYKSNGFIGLTLLIKEESEKNPINNIFQIGVVAKVLKKMNLPDGGTHILINTIHRFKISKILKEEPYLVAKVSYPIDKLKSGTKLDLKAMMRNLLVLTRELAQNNPLFTEDMKLSLVNMSEPGRMADFVGSILNLDKEEFQFILEEEDILLRLEKVIIYLKKELELIAVQRKINDQINSKMDKQQRQFFLREQLKAIQGELGMGDDKSDKKYDVLLERLKKAEVISEVYTEVKREIERLQVTDYNSPEYNVTRNYLEIIDSLPWEAPPKRSIDIKLAKKVLDRDHYRLTDVKDRILEFLAVKKLNPENKSGTILCLVGPPGVGKTSIAKSVAEALGRKFYRFSLGGVRDEAEVKGHRRTYIGSLPGKILSALRILKEKDPVILLDEIDKIKTGYSGDPAAALLEVLDPEQNSSFRDHYLDLPFDLSKVLFIATANTLDTIPRVLADRMDVIRLSGYITEEKIEIFRKYLWKKILKRNGLGKQKITLSSPAIQALINSYSREAGLRNLERMSDKIARKIAYKIVNKNKINKQIAPEHLEEYLGVPIYVDERMTKADKPGMALGLAWTSVGGATLLVEAIFLKGKEGLTLTGKLGKTMNESTNIAYSYVRNLVDPEGKIFLDKRIHIHVPDGATPKDGPSAGITMATAIYSLAKNVVIKPGFAMTGELTLTGEVLAIGGLKEKIVAAKRVGVSKIIFPKDNEAHLKEIPDYVKKGVTFYPVSHYSEVEKLLF is encoded by the coding sequence ATCAAAAATCCTTCTAAATCGGACATTCTAGAGGAAATTCTTCCCGATGATTTGCATTTGATTCCGATTAAGACTCGTCCTATTTTTCCTGGAATTATCACTCCTCTCATTGTCCCGATGGGAAAATTTTCCAATGCAGTAGATGAGGTGTATAAAAGCAATGGGTTTATCGGTCTTACCCTCCTAATTAAAGAAGAGAGTGAAAAAAATCCGATCAATAATATATTCCAAATAGGAGTAGTCGCCAAGGTCTTAAAAAAAATGAATCTTCCCGATGGAGGCACTCATATTCTAATTAATACGATTCATCGCTTTAAGATTTCCAAAATTTTAAAAGAAGAGCCCTATCTTGTGGCTAAAGTCAGTTATCCGATAGATAAATTAAAATCGGGAACCAAGCTAGATCTTAAGGCAATGATGCGTAACTTACTTGTTCTTACACGCGAGCTTGCGCAAAACAATCCTCTCTTTACAGAAGATATGAAGCTTTCCCTTGTGAATATGAGCGAGCCCGGTCGTATGGCTGATTTTGTTGGCTCTATTTTAAATTTAGACAAAGAGGAATTTCAATTTATATTAGAAGAAGAAGATATTTTACTCCGCCTTGAAAAAGTAATCATCTATCTCAAGAAGGAATTGGAGCTAATCGCTGTTCAGCGCAAGATTAACGACCAGATTAATAGCAAGATGGATAAGCAACAACGCCAATTCTTTTTGCGCGAGCAGCTAAAAGCAATTCAGGGCGAGCTGGGAATGGGCGATGATAAGTCTGACAAGAAGTATGATGTGCTTCTTGAACGATTAAAAAAAGCAGAAGTCATAAGTGAAGTCTATACAGAAGTCAAAAGAGAAATTGAGCGTTTACAGGTTACGGACTATAATTCTCCCGAATACAACGTTACCCGCAATTACTTGGAAATTATTGACTCTCTTCCCTGGGAAGCACCTCCCAAGCGGAGTATAGACATTAAACTCGCAAAGAAAGTTTTAGACAGAGACCACTACCGATTAACCGATGTCAAAGATAGAATCTTAGAATTCTTAGCTGTAAAGAAATTAAATCCTGAAAATAAATCAGGAACGATTCTCTGCTTAGTCGGACCACCCGGAGTAGGAAAGACTTCGATTGCAAAGTCAGTTGCTGAAGCACTCGGTAGAAAATTCTATCGCTTCTCTCTCGGTGGTGTTAGAGACGAAGCTGAAGTAAAAGGACATCGCAGAACTTACATAGGCTCTCTTCCTGGAAAAATATTGAGTGCCCTTCGTATTCTAAAAGAAAAAGATCCTGTGATTTTACTCGATGAAATTGATAAGATAAAGACAGGTTATTCGGGAGATCCTGCTGCTGCCCTTTTAGAAGTTTTAGACCCCGAACAAAATTCTAGTTTTAGAGATCATTATTTGGATTTGCCATTTGATTTATCCAAAGTATTATTTATTGCAACTGCGAATACACTCGATACAATTCCAAGAGTTCTCGCGGACAGAATGGATGTTATCCGCTTGTCAGGTTATATCACGGAGGAGAAAATCGAAATTTTCCGCAAGTATCTCTGGAAGAAAATCCTAAAACGAAATGGTCTTGGAAAACAAAAGATTACTCTTTCAAGTCCAGCCATTCAGGCTTTGATCAATTCTTATTCAAGAGAAGCAGGACTTCGCAATCTAGAAAGAATGTCAGACAAAATTGCGCGTAAAATTGCCTACAAGATTGTAAATAAAAATAAAATCAACAAACAAATCGCGCCTGAGCATTTAGAAGAATACCTAGGTGTTCCGATTTATGTAGATGAGAGAATGACCAAAGCGGATAAGCCCGGTATGGCGCTCGGTCTTGCGTGGACATCTGTGGGTGGAGCAACACTCCTTGTCGAAGCCATTTTCCTGAAAGGAAAAGAAGGTCTTACTCTAACGGGTAAGCTCGGTAAGACGATGAATGAGTCTACGAATATTGCTTATAGCTATGTACGTAACCTTGTAGACCCGGAAGGAAAAATCTTTTTAGACAAGCGAATTCATATTCATGTTCCAGACGGGGCAACTCCAAAGGACGGTCCGAGTGCGGGCATTACAATGGCTACTGCCATTTATTCGCTCGCGAAAAACGTTGTGATTAAGCCTGGTTTTGCGATGACCGGCGAATTGACATTAACCGGTGAAGTATTAGCCATCGGCGGACTCAAAGAAAAAATCGTAGCAGCAAAGCGTGTTGGTGTGTCTAAGATTATTTTTCCGAAAGACAACGAAGCACACCTAAAGGAAATCCCGGACTATGTAAAAAAAGGCGTCACCTTTTACCCGGTGAGTCATTATAGCGAAGTGGAAAAGTTATTGTTTTAG
- a CDS encoding DegT/DnrJ/EryC1/StrS family aminotransferase: protein MGVPFIDIKRFEPGFLEAWNAKVAEMSKNAQFIGGAEVATLEKRLSEYTGTAFTVSCANGTDALQLALRAVGVGIGDNVLLPDSTFWATFEAVVNVGANPYTVDSNMSDLQMDFDAFAKAIDEVRPKAAMIVHLYGWGSSRLADYRALCKQKGVVLIEDGAQSFGVKYKGEPVYKGCQIATTSFYPAKVLGAAGDGGAVFVNDQALADKVRMLANHGRTTHYGHGAVGWNSRMDSLQAAFVNLSLDHFEARLKSRQDWAARYHKDLKALGVNDITPPADYVENGYCNVTLFENSKRTKLEAILKEKGIGFGNIYPGAMSDQPGAKEFLKKRFGANNAQQVSSTVLNFPLFPYMTEAEYKEILSIIENFLSGKN from the coding sequence ATGGGAGTACCATTTATTGATATAAAGAGATTTGAGCCAGGATTCTTAGAAGCCTGGAATGCAAAAGTGGCTGAGATGAGTAAGAATGCTCAATTCATCGGAGGAGCGGAAGTGGCTACTCTTGAGAAAAGACTTTCTGAATACACAGGAACTGCGTTTACTGTGAGCTGTGCAAATGGAACAGATGCGCTTCAACTTGCTCTTCGCGCTGTGGGTGTTGGAATAGGGGATAATGTGCTTTTACCCGATTCTACTTTTTGGGCGACCTTTGAAGCAGTTGTAAACGTAGGAGCAAATCCTTATACTGTAGATTCGAATATGAGCGATTTACAAATGGATTTTGATGCGTTCGCGAAAGCAATCGATGAAGTAAGACCGAAAGCTGCTATGATAGTTCATCTCTACGGCTGGGGATCATCCCGATTAGCCGATTACCGCGCACTTTGTAAACAAAAGGGTGTTGTGTTAATTGAAGATGGAGCACAAAGTTTCGGTGTGAAATACAAAGGTGAGCCTGTTTATAAAGGTTGCCAAATTGCGACTACTTCGTTTTATCCTGCAAAAGTTTTAGGTGCAGCCGGTGACGGTGGGGCAGTATTTGTAAACGATCAAGCATTAGCGGATAAGGTGCGTATGCTTGCAAATCATGGAAGAACCACGCACTATGGTCACGGGGCAGTTGGTTGGAATTCCAGAATGGATTCTTTACAGGCAGCGTTTGTAAATTTGAGCTTGGATCATTTTGAAGCAAGACTTAAGTCCAGACAGGATTGGGCAGCAAGATACCATAAAGATTTGAAGGCATTAGGGGTTAATGACATTACTCCACCTGCGGATTACGTGGAGAACGGTTACTGCAATGTAACTCTTTTTGAAAATTCCAAGCGAACAAAGCTTGAAGCAATTTTAAAAGAGAAGGGAATTGGATTTGGAAATATTTATCCGGGAGCAATGTCAGACCAACCTGGTGCTAAAGAATTTTTAAAGAAAAGATTTGGAGCAAATAACGCACAGCAAGTAAGTAGCACTGTGTTAAATTTCCCACTCTTTCCTTATATGACTGAAGCAGAATACAAAGAAATCCTTTCTATCATTGAGAACTTTCTAAGTGGAAAAAATTAA
- a CDS encoding alpha/beta hydrolase, with protein MKHPNTDLTLFGKQILNVTGNVTTSILDGVKDILDKSMTWTAEKCETLSDEKFLQIDDLPVYLQVAGTNLKKSAEVTTQGLTVAIDSTESAFGVATHSLDIAEDYMIKTLYENKVISSILGSSHDDLISFSKIRMLFRHDHVDVNAETIIELYRESGLKKAILYVPGLFCDETLWMKLDDEDTGLGDYFLNQGYYPIYIRYNQGAHISVNGKDLVALLEKLFALEPNLPLSIITYSQGGLVLRSALYYAKQASAAFLSKIQKVFIISSPNGGSYIEKIGFWAGMAMQASPFFIMKIVGFIGNLRSDAIKDLSHGIIREEDWKLGSQIFRYRTEHYFGELDEIDAYQAYSLAGETDNIFQSFFGDGIIEKWSIESLTDKVFSKKPNPETRTLKLLGKNHFQILNAPELIPFIEKGFKNTTD; from the coding sequence ATGAAACATCCGAACACTGACTTAACTCTATTCGGTAAACAAATATTAAACGTTACCGGGAACGTAACAACGAGTATCCTCGATGGCGTAAAAGATATTCTAGATAAATCAATGACATGGACTGCAGAAAAATGCGAAACTTTGTCCGATGAAAAGTTTTTACAAATAGATGATCTTCCTGTGTATTTGCAAGTCGCCGGAACGAATTTAAAAAAATCTGCGGAAGTAACAACGCAAGGCCTGACTGTCGCCATTGATTCTACAGAAAGTGCGTTTGGTGTAGCGACTCATTCGTTGGATATTGCAGAGGATTATATGATTAAGACTCTGTATGAAAACAAAGTCATTAGTAGTATATTGGGAAGTTCTCACGATGACCTAATTAGTTTTTCCAAGATTCGAATGCTATTCAGGCACGATCATGTAGATGTAAATGCAGAGACGATCATTGAATTGTATCGCGAGTCGGGGCTAAAGAAAGCTATCCTCTACGTGCCCGGACTTTTTTGTGATGAAACTCTTTGGATGAAATTAGATGACGAAGACACAGGACTCGGAGATTATTTTTTAAACCAAGGATACTATCCAATTTATATTCGATACAACCAGGGGGCACATATCTCTGTAAATGGAAAAGATTTAGTTGCACTTTTAGAAAAACTATTTGCGTTAGAGCCCAATTTGCCGCTATCGATTATTACTTACAGTCAAGGGGGACTTGTGCTTCGTAGTGCCCTCTATTACGCAAAACAAGCATCAGCCGCTTTTCTTTCCAAGATTCAGAAGGTATTCATTATTAGCTCCCCGAATGGTGGATCTTATATTGAAAAGATTGGTTTTTGGGCAGGCATGGCAATGCAGGCTTCTCCTTTTTTTATCATGAAGATTGTTGGCTTTATCGGTAATTTGAGAAGTGATGCAATCAAGGATTTGTCTCACGGAATTATTAGAGAAGAAGATTGGAAATTAGGAAGTCAAATCTTTCGTTATCGCACAGAGCATTATTTTGGAGAATTAGATGAGATCGATGCCTACCAGGCTTATAGTCTCGCAGGGGAAACTGATAATATTTTCCAATCTTTCTTTGGCGATGGAATTATCGAGAAGTGGAGCATAGAGTCATTAACCGACAAAGTCTTCAGCAAAAAACCAAATCCCGAAACTCGCACACTCAAGCTCCTCGGCAAAAATCATTTTCAAATTTTGAATGCACCTGAGTTGATACCGTTTATAGAGAAGGGATTCAAGAATACCACGGATTAA
- a CDS encoding dual specificity protein phosphatase family protein → MISLLNIFSIPINSKGKIAIVSRPKGNEFLEESIEYLKQMEIGIVVSALTKEEEEELGLTLEGEFCNKYGIEFLKFPMQDRGIPLSISEIEKFCRKLALKVQYGFSIGVHCRAGIGRSSILASSIMVHLGFNAKDALNLISQSRRIKVPDTEIQEAWINEYYAHVSHKP, encoded by the coding sequence ATGATTAGCCTATTAAATATATTTTCTATTCCGATTAATTCGAAAGGTAAGATTGCCATTGTGTCGCGTCCAAAGGGAAATGAATTTTTAGAAGAGTCTATTGAATATTTAAAGCAAATGGAAATTGGAATCGTTGTCTCTGCTTTAACAAAAGAAGAAGAGGAAGAATTAGGCTTAACGCTTGAAGGAGAATTTTGTAATAAATATGGAATTGAATTTTTGAAATTCCCTATGCAGGATAGAGGTATTCCTTTATCAATATCCGAAATTGAAAAATTTTGCCGGAAATTAGCTTTGAAAGTGCAGTATGGTTTTTCGATAGGAGTTCATTGTCGGGCAGGCATTGGCAGATCCTCCATATTAGCTTCGAGTATTATGGTTCACTTAGGCTTTAATGCAAAGGATGCTTTAAATCTCATTTCTCAGAGTAGAAGAATAAAAGTTCCTGATACCGAAATACAAGAAGCATGGATTAATGAATATTATGCGCATGTGAGTCATAAACCTTGA
- the recG gene encoding ATP-dependent DNA helicase RecG gives MNLKDSIEILKGVGPKKIAVLKSIGIHTLFDLLYYFPRRYLDRNFSSTILLKHGEIVTVLATVMDSYLAHGKKSRLIVGVKTSNSERISLVFFSGVNYFNHVFKPGMHLVVSGKLEYFRGLQISHPDYEIISGDEDEEADLTHVGRIIPLYPTTEALKKDGLDSRGFRRLVKQVLDKIDGKKFSIEEVLPAKAVKKRKLMKRQDAFQEIHFPTTDETLTEAKRRFAYEEFFYFNLLMEYKRTERQKIKRKLWPLRKSEGAGKILERLPFELTQDQKSSLEKMKELNGKDIPMAVLLQGDVGSGKTVTALLTAMHYMDNNIQVCMLAPTEVLARQHFQTIQGLLQFTPFARIDLFIGKEKEKTRREKLARLKEGETLLVIGTHSLFQEDVVFSDLGLVIIDEQHKFGVEQRESIRAKGKNPDILAMTATPIPRTLCLTLYGDLQLITIKTKPLGRKPIVTKWITEDKRPAVYNSIKKYLAQGRQCFIIYPLIEESEKVDLESCIESYERLRMFEFKDYKIGLLHGRMTSVEKDSVMHAFKANEIQLLVTTTVVEVGIDVPNATVLVIEHSDRFGISQLHQLRGRVGRGEHESFCILLTPDKVSEDAVTRIEAMVRTNDGFELAEVDLKLRGPGELLGLRQSGLPDFKVGDLEKDEETILESKEDALEFGSIGDMEKLELRTRFTEGRILFPN, from the coding sequence TTGAATCTAAAAGACTCCATTGAAATACTAAAAGGTGTAGGACCTAAAAAAATTGCGGTTCTGAAAAGTATCGGCATACACACATTATTCGATCTTTTGTATTATTTTCCGCGCCGTTATTTAGATAGAAATTTTTCTTCTACGATACTTCTTAAGCACGGAGAGATTGTGACTGTTCTTGCCACAGTGATGGATTCTTATCTCGCTCATGGAAAAAAAAGTAGATTGATTGTGGGAGTGAAGACTTCGAATAGCGAAAGAATTTCCCTTGTCTTTTTTAGTGGAGTCAATTATTTTAATCATGTATTTAAGCCCGGAATGCATCTTGTTGTCAGCGGCAAATTAGAATACTTCCGTGGACTCCAAATCTCGCACCCTGATTACGAAATCATTTCCGGAGATGAAGACGAAGAAGCTGACTTGACTCATGTGGGACGGATAATACCCCTTTACCCCACAACGGAAGCTTTGAAGAAGGACGGGCTTGACTCTCGAGGGTTTAGAAGACTAGTTAAACAAGTATTAGATAAAATTGATGGAAAGAAATTTTCTATTGAAGAAGTTTTACCAGCCAAAGCAGTTAAGAAACGTAAGCTCATGAAGCGCCAAGATGCTTTCCAAGAAATTCATTTTCCTACTACAGATGAAACTCTGACAGAAGCCAAACGACGATTTGCCTACGAAGAATTTTTTTACTTTAATCTTCTCATGGAATACAAAAGAACAGAAAGACAAAAGATCAAACGCAAACTCTGGCCTCTTAGAAAATCAGAAGGGGCAGGAAAAATTCTAGAGCGACTTCCCTTTGAACTTACACAAGACCAAAAATCAAGTCTTGAAAAAATGAAAGAATTAAACGGTAAAGACATTCCAATGGCTGTTCTTTTACAGGGAGATGTTGGTTCGGGAAAAACGGTTACTGCTTTGTTAACTGCAATGCACTATATGGATAATAATATTCAAGTTTGTATGCTTGCTCCGACAGAGGTTTTAGCAAGACAGCATTTTCAAACCATTCAGGGCTTATTACAATTTACCCCATTTGCTCGAATTGATTTATTCATTGGAAAAGAAAAAGAAAAAACTAGAAGAGAAAAGCTTGCCCGCTTAAAAGAAGGGGAAACTCTTCTAGTCATTGGAACTCATAGTCTTTTTCAAGAAGATGTAGTCTTTAGCGATCTGGGTCTTGTAATCATAGACGAGCAGCATAAGTTTGGAGTGGAGCAAAGAGAGAGTATCCGTGCCAAAGGAAAAAATCCAGATATACTTGCCATGACCGCAACACCAATTCCGCGCACACTCTGTCTTACCCTCTACGGTGATTTGCAATTAATCACAATTAAGACAAAACCTCTGGGCAGAAAACCAATTGTTACCAAGTGGATAACAGAGGATAAACGCCCGGCAGTCTACAACTCAATTAAAAAGTATTTAGCACAGGGTAGACAGTGTTTTATTATTTATCCACTCATCGAAGAATCAGAAAAAGTTGATTTAGAATCGTGCATCGAATCTTACGAAAGACTTCGGATGTTTGAATTTAAAGATTACAAAATCGGACTCCTACATGGAAGGATGACGAGTGTAGAAAAAGATTCTGTCATGCACGCCTTTAAGGCTAACGAGATTCAGCTCCTGGTAACGACTACTGTTGTGGAAGTGGGCATTGACGTTCCGAATGCAACGGTTCTTGTAATTGAGCATTCGGACAGGTTTGGAATTTCCCAGCTTCATCAGCTTAGAGGTCGTGTGGGTAGAGGAGAGCATGAGAGTTTTTGTATTTTACTCACACCTGACAAAGTGAGTGAAGACGCTGTTACCCGCATTGAAGCCATGGTTCGAACCAATGATGGATTTGAACTTGCTGAGGTGGATTTAAAACTCAGAGGACCTGGTGAACTATTGGGGCTAAGACAGAGTGGCCTCCCGGATTTTAAAGTAGGAGATTTAGAAAAAGACGAAGAAACAATACTTGAATCTAAAGAGGATGCATTAGAATTTGGAAGTATTGGAGACATGGAAAAATTGGAGTTGAGAACTAGATTCACAGAAGGTCGAATTCTTTTTCCTAACTAA